TGAGGCATGAGGATTTTCTTCTGTGACAAGTCGCATTACATTTTTCGCTTTTTGCCCGTTTCATCTTCTAGAAGCGCGACAGGAGCTATATTCTGGGACCAGAATCCAAAATTCAGACGTAACCATGGACCTTGGATTAGCTGAGGACCACTTTTCAAGACCGGTGGTAAACTGATTTTATGCTAATAAATCAATTTGGTTGCAAGTGAGAGGCGACAGAAGGATTCTAATGCATTCTTTGGTGTTGTTATACGATGCAGGGTTCTTTTGTGGCCTCCGACATAGAGCAGCTGAAACAGGCCATTGAGGAGTGCAAGAAACTGATCTTGGAGCTGCCAGAACACTCGGAAAGACAAAAGGACGCGGTGGTGAAACTGATCCATCTTCGGCTCAAACTGCAGGAGCTGAATGTTGGTTCTGAGAGGATGTCCTGACAATGGCATTCATTTCATTTTGTTTGGTAGTCTgtgtgtttttaaacattaatggTTATTGATGGTGTAGTTAATGTCGTTTTTTGGCAATGTGCCCCCATAAAGGACCCGGATGAGGATGAGCCAAACCTGAGAATTGTTCTTGAGCACCGATTCTCCAAGGAGAAGAGCAAGAGCGTAAAACAAACATGTGATAAATGTAGCGCCATCATCTGGGGCCTCATACAAACATGGTACACCTGCACAGGTGAGATACACACATCCCCTCTGCTAACATATTTATTTACTTGCTTAATTTAGCCTATCTGTGGTATGTATAGTATATACTTTTTACATTACAGACTTTTACATCTAATTGCCTCATAATTTATCAGAATGTATGTCAACTGTTCATTCCTACCGAGTTGGAGACCTAAATAACATAAATGGATTCTACGTTCTTTTCTTAGGTTGCTATTACCGCTGCCATAGCAAATGTATGAACCTGATCACTAAGCCTTGTGTGAGGTCGAAGGTCAGCCATCAGTCTGAATATGAGTTAAGCATCTGTCCTGAGGTCGGCCTTGATCGGCAAGACTACCGTTGCGCGGAATGTCGCGCACCCATTTCGCTGAGTGAGTATGACTGGAAAGAGCGGCAATGTTGAAGTAACTGTGTTAACACAACTGTTATACTTTGGAGGGAAAAAATACGAACCACACATATGATACAAAATTAAATTCcagtcacaattttaaaatgaTATTCAATTAGAAACTGCTGCTTTATGCCTAAGGATGCAATGGATTTATTTTAGAGGGGACCTATTCctattttaatttacatttagcacacttccttgtggtctagatcagtggtacccaaccactgggccgcggcccggtaccggtccatggaccgattggtacctggccgcacaagaattaaaacaatttatttttatttttttaaattaaattaacataaaaaacacaagatacacttacaattagtgcaccaacccaaaaaacctccctcccccatttacactcattcgcacaaaagggttgtttttttctgttattaatatttctggttcctacattatatattaatacagtctgcagggatacagtccgtaagcacacatgattgagtGTTTCGGGGATGAATGAACAGTACTGGACACATTATTCTCTCAAACAATTTTCCTTCTCCTTTAAAGTAACTGAGGTCTTTGTATAAAGTGTCAATGAAATGTTTAGGTCATTCATGGCAAGCATGAGTATTACTTTTTATTTGGTTAATATGAAATAAAACAACATATCTGATCAGATAATCTGAAAAAACAATCcttgaaacaaaacaaaagaagaaaaaaaaaaaaaatcgtctggATGTGATTAGATTTTCTTGAAAAACAAGACATGATTTGAAGACAACAAGGTTTTTGTGAAGACTGGATATTGTAAATACCCTATGTGTTGGCTCAAAATAAACAGTGTAACCATCAAAAGGTTAAACAAACCCAAACTTTACACATACAGTAATTGGAATGTTTAGCTGTGTAATTCAGTAGAAACATAATTTAACTTTGAAGACTGAAATTAATACTGCTTATGTGCCTTTTTATTTCAAAAAGTAAGGTAAAGTCAAGCAATGTCATATTTTTGCAGAACAAATCTAGATTGCTGCCTGTCTTATTTGATACAATAAATGTGCAATGGTTTGTCAGGTTGCTGATGCAACTTCTGTTTTGGGGCGCTGCCTAATAATCCCAAAACTTAAATttacttttttgcaaaaaaagaaaacaaaaagtcTTAATTATCAGCGTTTTAGCAGACCCCTGGAAGTTTTCTGTAGGATTTGAATAGTATTTGGAACCGTTTATAATTTCCTTCACTTTGACAAAAGCctcagttctaaaaaaaaagataaaacactCACAAATTGTGATGATCTTATCAAACTCTAACATATTTTTCTGCATGCTTAGTTTGACTATGAATAAAAGGTTAGATTATAAACGAGTCATTTTCAGGGCAAACATGTTTTgccttttaaaacaaataaaatacactAGTGTTCTAAAATTGAATGTCAACTCAATAACATGGCAGAAAACAACCCAGATATTAATATCTGGTCTGGCGTTTTTACGCAAACTGCTTTCTGACAAGCCTCCAATATGTTGAATCGTCAACTGCATTCCGACAAACAACCAGAATTATTTGGATTGTTGTTTGTTTCATGATTTGGATATGATCAGCAAAAATAGGACATTCAATTTTAATTAATAGTCCATCCGTGTAGCAGCATTTCTTGAAGtagttaatgtgttaattcaatTTAATAAGTGTCAAATCAGACCACACTGTAAGGAATATAATCATCCGGAGGTTGAGACATACGTActgtatttaagttaaagttaaagtacccatgattgacgTAAAGAGTCTCTAAAAGTAATGCTGTGCTGCACTCTGCTGTGTTAATCCGGTAGGGGGTGTGCCGAGTGAGGCCAGACAGTGTGACTACACAGGCCAGTATTATTGCAGCACATGTCACTGGAATGACACAGCCATCATCCCAGCACGAGTCATCCACAACTGGGAGTTTGAACCTCACAAGGTACCTTCAAATACTTAACGCATCTCAatgaatttaatattttttaaagctaatttattTCAGTGgttcaatacaaaaataaactATTATAGTCTATAGATTTACTGCACACAGTGAAATATTTTAAGAATATAtagaattaacaaaaaaatcaatATCTCATAAAATGTGGTAAAAAATTTTAAACCACATGTTTTCAttctatttaaaaaacaacaaaaaaaactgtatAAGCGTTTAGAGCTGGCTTTGTTTTCTCATGTCTTACACGGTTATTTTTTTAAGATGCATCCAGACAAGTGgagttttaaaaatattttcatttcacaaaaaaacacatttaccgGTTGTCATGCTCATTTAGTTAATTTATATATATCATGTTCTGTTGTTAAATAAGGTACAAAAACACAGGATCATATTTCACAATTATTTTGACACAAACCAAAAAGCTTAATTTCACCCATCCATACACAAACGCTGAAGCTGACATTTTTTAAGTTCTCCACCCGGGCTGAGTTTTTCAAAAGCTTTGTTTTTAGGGACAAAAACCCACATTTGCAAGTGTTACAGTTAGCCAAAACACttcgaaattattattattatcttttaagAAATGTGTTATTGTAGACATGGCCTGAATAGAATCATTgaaatagtatgtatatataaacagtatgtatgtatatatatatatatatatatatatatatatatatatatatatatatataaaatacattttacacgagagacaagcgatagaaaattgatggatgggtggattcTAATGTATTGCGATGCATCTGTATAGCTCCTCTACAAAAGAGAGGTGATGTTATACCCTGATTGACAATTAAGATACATCACAGAGAACAGAAGAAGACATAAGGAGAAAGGATACCTAACTCTCCTTTCAAAAAGTAATGATTCACATGGCCTGTAAAACAAAAAGCTTTTATCATGTCACTAAaagccagtcaaccagatgtgaCTTTAACATTTATTTTCTAGGAAATTACATGGCCTTATCTGATGAATTAGCTAATTTGGACAACTTAGACAGCATCTGACCTAGTTCATCTAGTTTCAACAGTAAAGAGCAGTCAAACGATTTGCTCTGACAGTCTACAAAGGCCGCCTAATATTTTCCCACTCTGTTTTTTCCCCCAGGTTTGTCGTTCCTCACTGCGCTACCTGGCCCTGATGATGCCACGGCCTGTTCTGAAGCTGAAAGAAATTAACCCACTTCTCTTTAACTTTGTAGAAGAACTGGTTGAGATCAGAGTGAGTTACTAATTGATCCCCAGGTTTTAGCTTAGTATGCCCCATCACAATAATTTCATCAGATGTTAATTTGTCACTGCACTTCCATAGCAATGCCCTCAAAACAAATGTGTCGGGCACAACATCAGATGCTCCAATCAAAGAGGGAGATAATTTACCTATTGGAAATGTCTCTCTGTGCAGTAAAATGAGAGCTGATTTTCTGTTTGTCATTGTAGAAACTTCGCCAAGATATTTTACTTATGAAACCTTATTTTATTACCTGCAAGGAGGCCATGGAAGCTCGGCTACTACTCCAGGTCAGCAGCATCTTCTTACTCCATAGGCTGCTTTCACGCTATATGTCTTGTACAACAGCAGCATCTAGTGAGCAACACACGTAGGACAAACATGTGGATGTCTTAGTATAGGCAAGCTTCTTTAATACTAATAATtagttgaaaaaaatattttacattctTTAAATAATTGCTATATCTGTATTtgcaaaatagtgcaaaaaaaccTTATTGTAAAACACAAAACCCGTTTTTTGTTGAATACCGGTAGCTCAATATAAagttgaaaatgttttaaatattatgattttttttctacagttaaaacacttccctgtggtctacataacatgtaatggtggttctttggtcaaaattttacataaaCTATGTTTTACAGACAATCGTCAACCCgtcttctgactgtctcttcagaatggactgttttgtgggcggtcttatttatgtgcctcgaGGCCACGCCCCCTGCGTCATCACCACGTGAGCCATGTTGTAGGTTTTAGCTCTTCCATAGTCTGactgatataagttagaactatacgctacatttttttttaaatagctacaACAAAGGACCTTAgcatacatgtgcatgtacaagccagtctgccccaccacaagaggatagagaaaaataagtgtGTAGGTGTGTAAATGTCCAACTTGGGACATACATTAAGTATTAGCCATAGCTAAAATGCTGTAGTATGTAATATGTGCTCATTAAACATACTTGTCCCTATCAAATAAAcccaataaataaaaatagaagaaaCTTACTGACTACAATTTTGGACTACAACTTAATAAAAATGgcaaagctcttcaggtaaacCTACCATAATAAGAGATATCTGCGGACGTAACTAATGCTAAATACGTCGCAAACCGCTTTTTTAAAGGAAGTAGGAAGGAAGTcaagattgttttatgaatatctcCGCCATATTCATATTCCATAGTTTAAGTTCAAATAGTCGGgatttatggggatcccaaatacacaaaatctggtaccaataggtaagaaaagttggttttgcataataggggccCTTTAATATTCTGCGTGTAAcacgtgcgtgtgtgtttgtaggtagttgtgtgcatgggtgtgtgcGCGCATGTGTGACAGCCAATATTGTACCCACAGGATGTATTAATCTagattattttgtgttttttatttcaGCTTCAGGACCGCCAGCACTTTGTAGAGAACGATGACATGTACTCACTACAGGATTTGATTGACATCTCCAGCGGTAGACTCAGCTGTTCCCTCACAGAAGTTCACACCACATTCGCAAAACACATCAAGCTGGACTGTGATGTAAGGACAAAAGAGCCAATTTTTGTACCACTTCACACAAAAGCAATTTACACTCACTGGCCACAATTAGATACACTGAAACAATTTAATGAAGTCTAATTTAAATGACGTACCAACATGTCTGCCTTTATAAAGGTACAGTCTTCCCTCGATTATCGcggttaaaggggctgtttgcaacctacTCACGTTACATTTCTCAAACCAAAAAAATATGACTAGAACACCACCGGCtatcttatgttaccattaggggtttaacagaacatagaagcggtagaaaatggatagatggatggatacttcTTAAAAGTTGCTatgtttttcacaattactaattattgaataaaaattacTCATCAGCCCAAAAACGTTGCTTGGCGTTTAGACCGCACTCACCGCTATCTCGCCATACGTACACGCAGAGTGCGCGTGCACATAGACAAAAGAAGTCCCAGAAAAGCaaagaacaatttgcagtcatgttgtttttaTGATAGAACAAACtggtacattcaatgatagctaacattagctatcTAAATAGCTATCAGTagctaacaacacacaaagctaatgcgcCCGCATGTGTTACATATGGGGGTAGTTACGTGGATATACTGTAGCATAATACTTAAACTACATTGTAAaattagcgccctctaggcatctgcgtaaaggttgcaaacagccccttcaaTTGGTACCAGACATGATCGTGGTAAACATATTTCCGCAAAATAGGATTATTAttgataaatcaaatattttcatagagtATAAAAAACAGattacaaccttctaaatacattttccttaacataattagagccctctaaacattACCGGTAATTAACACCCATTTAGTCCACCTTTACACTCATTTCACCCATTGTAGTAGCCATAAGTGTGTTCTATTGAAGGTTACAGTACTCACCGGTTGCCCGTAGCATCCTCCAAGCATCATTGCTGTGGTCGTCGCCCAGCCACTAAAACATGGCCACGACGTGGAAATACTTCttctaagttagaactgggctttCATGTGCTGAAACCATGGACGTAAGTTGTTCTGCAAACACTTGGTCAACTTAACACTCGGAAATATTGTCTATGAACTGTGATGTCTGCATTCTGTATTGTTAGCATTGCGTGTCTGCGGTTTCATTCCACATCGCACAAGCCAAAGCTGTGTTATTAATGTCGAAGATGATGTGCAGCAAAATAGTTAATCTCCGCTTTGGCCAGACAGCTGctgatattttatattatatcataatttatgtatatttagtCTTGTTATGCTACATTCTGCTGTCGTCTTTTGATATCGCTTGCTTCAAAACCTCACCAATGTGgatatgtgttattgatgagacaGGCGTTAAGGATAAAGTCTGATCAAAAGGTTGTTCTGCCAAAACTCAACTTAAAATTGTCGGGGTGAAGATAGCGCCAAGATTAGCCGCTTGTAGTTTGTTGTTAGTAGTGTTCACCTTTAACCCATAAAGCGGAGGACCCGCTTGCGGAATATCTTTATCAATTGctacaatatattttaaaatattgatttttttaaacctttatttactcAGGAAAGTCTTATTGAGATTAAgaatctctttttcaagggagtcctgcacattcatacaccagtgttggtgtcactgggagcaaggtgggtgaagtttcTTGCCCAagacacaacggccgtgactaaTATGGCGGAATCTGGGATTGAACTagcaaccctcaaattgctggcacagccattcTACCATTCGAAGCACAACAAtccaaaattataaaataatactgTCATAATAGAAAATAAAACAGATGTAATACATACAAAAATTATTGGAACACATTATTCATAAATAAAACTTAATGTAACACTTAATTCAGGCCAAAAACAATATGCAGTATGatattcctaaaaaaaagttaaaacattttttttatatgataGTGCCAGTGTGAtttaaatattccatccatccattttctaccgcttattcccttcggggttgtatGAGCAATATGCATGGATCTGATTTGATACGCTATCTAATTAGATAGTACAGGTTTACTAATGAAGCAGCTTGGAAGTGTATACACAGAGGAGTTTTTAAGCATCCTGTCACCTTTTTTCTTTGTGTCCACGCAGCGTTGCCAAGCCAAAGGATTTGTGTGTGAGTTGTGTAAGGAGGGTGATATCCTCTTCCCCTTTGACAGTCACACCTCCGTTTGCCATGACTGCGCTGCCGTCTTTCACAGGTCTGTTATCCACACTCAGCCGAGGGATTACTTTATCACCAAATAATCACTCAGTTTGTGCTGTAATCATTGTTAAAAGCACTCTAGTTCAGCCGAATGAACTAGGAACTACAGTGCTACTGGCATCTCAATTTACGAGCAAATTGCGTTACACAACAGagcttgtaactcaaaacacttagCTGCGTCCTTTGAAAAATTATTTGAAATTCATTTAATACGTGCTTGCCCATAccccaaaacaccacaatttaacacgtaacatgccttttaaaaagaaaaactaacttttagattggaaatattgtttgaaaattaTTACAATAGCATTTTctgcaaacaactacagtagttttatgaaataatataATTGTATTGTTCAGCATTTACATTTGGGAGCAGACTCTTCTACAggctgcttctttgtcttgtaacaataggaactaggaaattgttgtttatgttgcacacagacATATTTGAGTGACAGACCGGAGTGGTCAGAGTTGACAAGTGATATGTATTTCTGTGTACCAAAAGGTAAAAGCCTGATCGTGCAGTTTATTGAGTCAGTACTAGACAAAACAAATTGAAACACAACATCggcagcttctcaatatttttatGAATAAATGTTCGTAGTTTAGATGTGTGTGGCTGCATTCTGCGGATGCTAGCTGCAGCTTGTGTGATGCGGACTCATGCCGCGGCAGGGCTGACTCGTCTGGTAAGCTGCTAACAAGTAGGAcgtatttttaatggtttgttctCTCCGATTCGGCCATCCACTTCTTCTCCTTAGCACTAACTTTCTCAGTTCCAGTGGTTGGTGGGCGGGATTGTGTTGATCTCTAAACGGCTCACATCAATTGTCGAATCAACACGTATGTTTGTTTGTTGTGTAAACAAAGCAGGAAACACCAACATGTAAAACTATACTAACTTTTATTGCTCAAACAGCACAACACTGTGACGAATATTACGGTACTTCAACCCGGTGGCGTGTTGAGCTCGTAACTCCAATTATGCTCACAACTTGAAGGTGAACTtcactttttggaattttgtctattattcttaatcctaatgagagacaagaacactttttttcatgcattccaactcgtaaataaacataaaagtccgcttacaatggaaacAGTGGTAGCAATGTCGTCATTGCGTCTATTCTGACCATAAAACCCCAAAAATAATCATCCAAAAAGcgcaaacaatactccatttacattttgcgaCCTGAAGATCAACAAAGTACTGTAtttgtgatattattattatgaacgctcattttaaggacctacatttaGAGGCGCATTAATCAGAGAGAGGTAACTTTCTTATGCTGCATGGATATCATCAATACAGCTTTCTCGCTTCTGAGCTTATGAAAGttaattgtagattataaatcatgccccccacctggatagtaaaatgatgttgacataaactgagaagttggtagactttgacagccaatttagacccagagatggcaagaaagacacgcaAGTGACGCTGGATTACACCCACCCATTTTTTCAACCCTTCGCTAGGATTATAACTCAtatttcatctaaacgggaatatatcaacagcctaacagttggcatcccagtgagagcagacattgtacagtaagtaacgttttattattttttgttggctcttatgatgtctgcagtgagtaataatcagtgttgTTGTTAAAGGAAAAAGTGTAGaaagtgtatataaaatattgatTGAagggtttggatgttttttaagcccCTTATAGGGAGAATAGGGCGACTCTTATAGGCTCCATTTTAGGCTGACTTTTGCACGCATTTATTTTCTAGTTATAATGCACTAAAATAAACATGTGTGctcgtcttacataaggattgtaaatgataggtagtattacaaaaaaagtgcagttcctctttaaaacataacaaaaagcaGAGAGACGGCTCGTATCTCAAATTACTCGTAAGTTGAGTTACCACTGTAgactatttatatgtatttcatatcACAGATAAATACATAGGAGGGAAAAATGATTAactaaatatttccaaaaacaaatgtttaaaaaaaaaatgtaattacattTGAATTGCCTAATTCAAACACAAGATCAACGTCAAATGGAAAGGTAGAAATTATAATCATTTTAGCCTTAGTCTCTTCACAAACCATCTGAAACAAAATGATTACCGTAACTTGTTGAGTAACATGAGCATGTTACAAATGAAAGCAGCTCAGTCAGTCTTGCAGCTGAACACCAGTAGTTAATACAGTATGTAATATTTTCTTCACGTCTTTGAAACCTCACTCCATTCTTTTTTTTACCACAGTTTGGGTTGttggtatttatatatttataacaaACCTTTATTTACTTTGTGTTACAATTCCTCAACAGCTTGTTGTATCCATTCAACCAGCTAGTCATGAAACAGTTTTGCGGCCGGGTAGATAACAGATACAGTATCTG
This is a stretch of genomic DNA from Nerophis lumbriciformis linkage group LG06, RoL_Nlum_v2.1, whole genome shotgun sequence. It encodes these proteins:
- the def8 gene encoding differentially expressed in FDCP 8 homolog — translated: MTNVTDEMEYGEKLAHFRQTRLNPFDRGEEEDGGLQKSRTPTLQEARQELYSGTRIQNSDVTMDLGLAEDHFSRPVGSFVASDIEQLKQAIEECKKLILELPEHSERQKDAVVKLIHLRLKLQELNDPDEDEPNLRIVLEHRFSKEKSKSVKQTCDKCSAIIWGLIQTWYTCTGCYYRCHSKCMNLITKPCVRSKVSHQSEYELSICPEVGLDRQDYRCAECRAPISLRGVPSEARQCDYTGQYYCSTCHWNDTAIIPARVIHNWEFEPHKVCRSSLRYLALMMPRPVLKLKEINPLLFNFVEELVEIRKLRQDILLMKPYFITCKEAMEARLLLQLQDRQHFVENDDMYSLQDLIDISSGRLSCSLTEVHTTFAKHIKLDCDRCQAKGFVCELCKEGDILFPFDSHTSVCHDCAAVFHRDCYYDNSTTCPRCARMTERRQDEDTKDA